The following proteins are co-located in the uncultured Propionivibrio sp. genome:
- the rpmF gene encoding 50S ribosomal protein L32 → MAVQQNKKSPSKRGMHRAHDFLTNPPLAVEPTTGEAHLRHHVSPSGYYRGKKVAKGSGE, encoded by the coding sequence ATGGCTGTTCAACAGAACAAAAAATCCCCTTCCAAGCGGGGGATGCATCGTGCACACGATTTCCTGACCAATCCGCCGCTGGCTGTTGAACCGACGACCGGCGAAGCGCATCTCCGTCACCATGTGAGCCCATCGGGTTACTACCGCGGCAAGAAAGTTGCCAAGGGTTCTGGCGAGTAA